The Deinococcus sonorensis KR-87 genome includes a window with the following:
- a CDS encoding cytochrome P450, producing the protein MTQTPDAAAPGCPFHASTGSKTVQPDAPRPDAAVTIGSQGYYRIHGLDATRQVLRSEAVQQAGLGAEQVRQVQALHHMPVLYMEGEQHHEMRRQTARYFTPVAVAGYQQMMGQLADRLIADFAARGEARLDDLSLQMAVEVAARVVGLTDSLLPGLARRVTGFVSNGMDSAPGAAQPQSPLRQLASQRQMLAFYLLDVTPAIRVRRREVAAGRPRDDLISHLIQRQYSDLEILTECLTYGTAGMVTTREFIQVAAWHFLDNPELKHEYLHAPEAERHRILHELLRLEPVVAQLYRRAVTDLTVAGVPIPQGSVIELDVTAANTDPQELGDTALEICPGRPLPRGVQPPVMSFGDGHHRCPGAYLAIRESDVFLRRLLMLDVQLVRPPQVSRNETVKGYELRDFRLRLA; encoded by the coding sequence CGGACGCGCCACGCCCGGACGCGGCCGTCACGATCGGCAGCCAGGGCTACTACCGCATTCACGGCCTGGACGCCACCCGTCAGGTGCTGCGCAGCGAGGCGGTGCAGCAGGCTGGACTGGGAGCCGAGCAGGTGCGGCAGGTTCAGGCGCTGCACCACATGCCGGTGCTGTACATGGAGGGGGAGCAGCACCACGAGATGCGCCGCCAGACCGCCCGCTACTTCACCCCGGTGGCGGTGGCCGGCTACCAGCAGATGATGGGCCAGCTGGCCGACCGGCTGATCGCGGACTTTGCAGCGCGCGGCGAGGCGCGGCTGGACGACCTGAGCCTGCAGATGGCCGTGGAGGTGGCGGCCCGGGTGGTGGGCCTGACCGACAGCCTGCTGCCCGGTCTGGCCCGGCGCGTGACGGGCTTTGTCTCCAACGGCATGGACAGCGCCCCCGGCGCCGCACAGCCGCAAAGCCCGCTGCGACAGCTGGCCAGCCAGCGGCAGATGCTGGCCTTCTATCTGCTGGACGTGACCCCGGCCATCCGGGTGCGCCGGCGGGAGGTGGCGGCCGGACGCCCGCGCGACGACCTGATCAGCCACCTGATTCAGCGGCAGTACAGCGACCTGGAGATCCTGACCGAGTGCCTGACCTACGGCACCGCCGGGATGGTCACCACCCGCGAGTTCATTCAGGTGGCCGCCTGGCACTTCCTGGACAACCCGGAACTGAAGCACGAGTACCTGCACGCGCCGGAAGCGGAGCGGCACCGCATCCTGCACGAACTGCTGCGGCTGGAGCCGGTGGTGGCGCAGCTGTACCGCCGCGCCGTCACCGACCTGACGGTGGCCGGGGTGCCGATTCCGCAGGGCAGCGTGATCGAGCTGGACGTGACGGCGGCCAATACTGACCCTCAGGAGCTGGGTGACACGGCCCTGGAGATCTGCCCGGGGCGCCCGCTGCCCAGGGGGGTGCAGCCGCCGGTGATGAGCTTCGGAGATGGGCATCACCGCTGCCCCGGCGCGTATCTGGCGATCCGGGAGAGCGACGTGTTCCTGCGGCGCCTGCTGATGCTGGACGTGCAGCTGGTGCGGCCCCCCCAGGTGAGCCGCAACGAGACGGTCAAGGGCTACGAGCTGCGCGACTTCCGGCTGCGGCTGGCCTGA
- a CDS encoding M55 family metallopeptidase, with amino-acid sequence MKVVISVDMEGVCGVSSWVQVSPPEFGGLVSGSEYERARRRMTLEANAAALGAFEGGATDVLIADSHDTMRNLIPEDLTPQVRFISGNDRPLSMVQGVQEEGVAALLLVGYHARAGTPGAPLAHTWNGFIRDVRVNGVSTGEAGLNALLAGHYGVPVVFVSGDDVAVAQVQAELGDEVVGVAVKQGLSMFSAVHLHPVRAQELIREGSRAAMGLVGHVQPYRTPFPATVQLDFDHQARADQCERVPGVTRVSPVGVTYTADNAFLLFQTFRMLAKVAEVRLNG; translated from the coding sequence ATGAAAGTCGTGATCAGTGTGGACATGGAGGGCGTGTGCGGGGTCAGCTCGTGGGTGCAGGTCAGCCCACCCGAATTTGGCGGACTGGTCAGCGGCAGCGAGTACGAGCGGGCGCGGCGCCGCATGACCCTGGAAGCCAACGCCGCCGCGCTGGGCGCCTTCGAGGGTGGCGCCACCGACGTGCTGATCGCCGATTCGCACGACACCATGCGCAACCTGATTCCGGAGGACCTCACCCCCCAGGTGCGCTTCATCAGCGGCAATGACCGCCCCCTGAGCATGGTGCAGGGCGTGCAGGAGGAAGGGGTGGCGGCGCTGCTGCTGGTGGGCTACCACGCCCGCGCTGGCACCCCGGGCGCGCCGCTGGCCCACACCTGGAACGGCTTCATCCGCGACGTGCGCGTGAACGGGGTCAGCACCGGCGAGGCCGGACTGAACGCGCTGCTGGCCGGCCATTACGGAGTGCCGGTGGTATTCGTCAGCGGCGACGACGTGGCGGTGGCGCAGGTGCAGGCCGAACTGGGCGACGAGGTGGTGGGCGTGGCGGTCAAGCAGGGGCTGAGCATGTTCAGCGCGGTGCACCTGCACCCGGTCCGCGCCCAGGAACTGATCCGGGAGGGCAGCCGCGCCGCGATGGGGCTGGTGGGCCACGTCCAGCCGTACCGCACTCCGTTCCCGGCCACGGTGCAGCTGGACTTTGACCATCAGGCGCGCGCCGACCAGTGCGAGCGGGTGCCGGGCGTCACGCGGGTGAGCCCGGTGGGCGTGACGTACACCGCCGACAACGCGTTCCTGCTGTTCCAGACGTTCCGGATGCTGGCGAAAGTGGCCGAGGTCCGGCTCAACGGCTGA
- a CDS encoding sensor histidine kinase, with amino-acid sequence MMTTMDPPLRPDPPLRPAPGGYFGELRDPQTYRQLTYHLLAMLLVPIYGALLLGGASAGLGLLIIGVGLFILLGVVWLLRPLADVERALGTALLGVRLERARPVVRPSGLWPWVGQTLSDPGTYKELLYFVLKGPFTVLSSTMLALLLSGLVTVVLLPVLWFLQPASSEARTTPVVIGQHAYLLSTPSVLCLVLFGLAALVLGVALLNLLARGWAFLSVLLLTDLGEAQARREVQALSQGARAVAYGGDLKATLMALLAQGLGATRASGAVLTQDGARLAESGFVAADLLSRAQVPGTPGSATLARDPEGGTLASLRVPLRVASGAAALQVLYTPQQVPSTRELELWAALADQSASALDTEALLRRAEVQGGEQERARVARELHDSVAQALFGIALGARTARAQLEGQPQQAAASLDYTVQLADAATAEMRALLFALRPDALDEGGLAVALTRLAEMLQVRYQRNARAQVSGEPDLTLADKGVLYRIAQEATHNAVKHAGEMSSLTISLQPQADGWELTVQDDGQGFDPQQPASGRLGLRSMAERAREAGGTLNIESAPGLGTRIIARIPARPHHDQGVTA; translated from the coding sequence ATGATGACCACCATGGACCCGCCGCTGCGGCCCGACCCCCCCCTCCGTCCCGCGCCCGGCGGCTACTTCGGCGAACTGCGGGACCCGCAGACCTACCGCCAGCTCACCTACCACCTGCTGGCCATGCTGCTGGTCCCGATCTACGGGGCACTGCTGCTGGGCGGCGCCTCGGCGGGCCTGGGGCTGCTGATCATAGGCGTGGGCCTGTTCATCCTGCTGGGGGTGGTCTGGCTGCTCCGCCCGCTGGCCGACGTGGAGCGCGCGCTGGGCACCGCGCTGCTGGGCGTCCGCCTGGAGCGGGCCCGGCCGGTGGTGCGCCCGAGCGGCCTGTGGCCCTGGGTGGGCCAGACGCTCAGCGACCCGGGCACCTACAAGGAACTGCTGTACTTCGTGCTGAAGGGGCCGTTCACGGTGCTGAGCAGCACCATGCTGGCCCTGCTGCTGAGTGGCCTGGTGACGGTGGTGCTGCTGCCGGTGCTGTGGTTCCTGCAGCCGGCCTCCTCCGAGGCGCGGACCACACCGGTTGTGATCGGGCAGCACGCGTACCTGCTCAGCACCCCGTCGGTGCTGTGTCTGGTGCTGTTCGGGCTGGCGGCGCTGGTGCTGGGCGTCGCGCTGCTGAACCTGCTGGCGCGGGGCTGGGCTTTTCTGTCGGTGCTGCTGCTCACCGATCTGGGTGAGGCGCAGGCGCGGCGCGAGGTGCAGGCGCTCAGCCAGGGGGCGCGGGCCGTCGCCTACGGCGGCGACCTGAAGGCCACCCTGATGGCGCTGCTGGCCCAGGGCCTGGGCGCCACGCGGGCCAGCGGCGCCGTGCTGACCCAGGACGGTGCTCGTCTGGCCGAGTCCGGGTTCGTGGCGGCGGACCTCCTGAGCCGGGCGCAGGTGCCGGGCACCCCCGGCAGCGCCACCCTGGCCCGCGATCCGGAAGGCGGCACGCTGGCCAGCCTGCGGGTGCCGCTGCGGGTGGCGTCCGGGGCGGCCGCGCTCCAGGTGCTCTACACCCCTCAACAGGTGCCCAGCACCCGCGAACTGGAGCTGTGGGCCGCGCTGGCCGACCAGTCGGCCAGCGCCCTCGACACGGAGGCGCTGCTGCGGCGGGCCGAGGTGCAGGGCGGCGAGCAGGAACGGGCGCGGGTAGCCCGGGAACTGCACGACTCGGTGGCGCAGGCGCTGTTCGGCATCGCCCTGGGCGCCCGGACCGCGCGCGCTCAGCTGGAGGGTCAGCCGCAGCAGGCGGCCGCCAGCCTGGACTACACGGTGCAGCTGGCCGACGCCGCCACCGCCGAGATGCGCGCGCTGCTGTTCGCCCTGCGCCCCGACGCCCTGGATGAGGGGGGCCTGGCCGTGGCGCTCACCCGGCTGGCCGAGATGCTGCAGGTGCGCTATCAGCGGAACGCCCGGGCGCAGGTGTCGGGTGAGCCGGACCTGACGCTGGCCGACAAGGGCGTGCTGTATCGCATTGCCCAGGAAGCCACCCACAATGCCGTGAAGCACGCGGGGGAGATGTCCTCGCTGACCATCTCGCTGCAGCCGCAGGCCGACGGCTGGGAGCTGACCGTGCAGGACGACGGCCAGGGCTTTGATCCGCAGCAGCCGGCGAGTGGCCGGCTGGGGCTGCGCAGTATGGCGGAGCGGGCCCGCGAGGCCGGCGGGACGTTGAACATCGAGAGCGCGCCGGGACTCGGCACCCGCATCATCGCCCGGATTCCTGCCCGCCCCCACCACGATCAAGGAGTGACCGCATGA
- a CDS encoding response regulator: MYLSLDPGLEVVGEAANGQEAWEQAQLLRPDVVIMDLMMPVLDGIAATRRIRSAVPETEVLALTSALEEHRVNGAIEAGAISYLLKDASSETLCEAIHAAARGEVRLHPEAARRLVREFRSPDMREHLTPREVLTLQLIAQGHSNRDIARQLEISEVTVKTHVSRLLSKLGVDSRTQAALYALKHGVARLE, translated from the coding sequence ATGTACCTGAGCCTCGACCCGGGCCTGGAGGTGGTGGGGGAGGCGGCCAACGGGCAGGAGGCCTGGGAACAGGCGCAGCTGCTGCGCCCGGACGTGGTGATCATGGACCTGATGATGCCGGTGCTGGACGGGATTGCCGCCACCCGCCGCATCCGCTCGGCGGTGCCCGAGACCGAGGTGCTGGCCCTCACCAGCGCCCTGGAGGAACACCGGGTCAACGGCGCCATTGAGGCCGGAGCCATCTCCTACCTGCTGAAGGACGCCAGCAGCGAGACGCTGTGCGAGGCCATCCACGCGGCGGCGCGCGGCGAGGTGCGCCTGCATCCGGAAGCGGCCCGGCGCCTGGTCCGGGAGTTCCGGTCACCGGACATGCGCGAGCACCTCACCCCGCGCGAGGTGCTGACCCTGCAGTTGATCGCCCAGGGACACAGCAACCGCGACATCGCCCGGCAGCTGGAGATCAGCGAGGTGACGGTCAAGACGCATGTCAGCCGGCTGCTGTCCAAGCTGGGCGTGGACAGCCGGACCCAGGCGGCCCTGTACGCCCTCAAGCACGGCGTGGCGCGGCTGGAGTAG
- a CDS encoding GNAT family N-acetyltransferase, whose protein sequence is MLQIERAETEHMTLYGGETLHLAPLRAVYAGEGLPVNVAIGFGTGHDALAQLPVLERFYAERGQPARLVVYSHAHPDVLQALGARGYRQVRSLNVYHHPLTSLPPLRAQPVRLASPQAFLATVIAGFGPGSEPIMQRTALRAHTQLYVCELDGQPVAAGALSVLGGVGLLYSAATRPEARGRGAQTALLVTRLHAARAAGARSAAVLTAPGSASERNILRAGFQLVGERWSLEREA, encoded by the coding sequence ATGCTGCAGATCGAGCGGGCCGAGACCGAACACATGACGCTGTACGGCGGGGAAACGCTGCACCTGGCGCCGTTGCGGGCGGTGTATGCCGGTGAGGGGTTGCCGGTGAACGTGGCCATCGGGTTCGGGACCGGGCACGACGCCCTGGCCCAGCTTCCGGTCCTGGAACGTTTCTATGCGGAACGGGGGCAGCCGGCGCGGCTGGTGGTGTACTCGCATGCCCATCCGGACGTGCTGCAGGCGCTGGGGGCGCGCGGCTACCGACAGGTCCGGTCGCTGAACGTCTACCACCATCCGCTGACCTCGCTGCCGCCCTTGCGGGCGCAGCCGGTCCGCCTCGCCTCACCGCAGGCGTTCCTGGCCACGGTCATCGCCGGGTTTGGCCCCGGCAGCGAGCCGATCATGCAGCGCACCGCGCTGCGGGCCCACACCCAGCTGTACGTCTGTGAGCTGGACGGCCAGCCGGTGGCGGCGGGCGCCCTGTCGGTGCTGGGTGGGGTGGGGTTGCTCTACAGCGCGGCCACCCGGCCGGAAGCCCGGGGGCGGGGCGCACAGACCGCCCTGCTGGTGACCCGGCTGCATGCCGCCCGCGCTGCGGGCGCCCGCAGCGCCGCCGTGCTGACCGCCCCGGGCAGCGCCAGCGAGCGCAACATCCTGCGGGCCGGCTTTCAGCTGGTGGGTGAGCGCTGGAGTCTGGAGCGGGAAGCATGA
- a CDS encoding ACT domain-containing protein, with amino-acid sequence MLTLSVLNDDYSVCQLPPDAPLPHWATAGDLFAVVRTPQEWSAVCRSAQVPPDVRQDAGWAALVLHGPFEFTLTGILASVLNPLAEAGVGIFALSTFDTDYVLIKRVNLARTVSALRTAGHTVQE; translated from the coding sequence ATGCTCACCCTGTCTGTCCTGAATGACGACTACAGCGTCTGCCAGCTGCCGCCGGACGCGCCCCTCCCCCACTGGGCCACCGCCGGCGACCTGTTCGCCGTGGTCCGCACGCCGCAGGAGTGGTCGGCGGTGTGCCGCTCGGCCCAGGTGCCGCCGGACGTGCGTCAGGACGCCGGCTGGGCGGCCCTGGTGCTGCACGGCCCCTTCGAGTTCACCCTGACCGGCATCCTGGCCAGCGTGCTGAACCCGCTGGCAGAGGCGGGCGTCGGCATCTTCGCGCTCAGCACCTTCGACACCGATTACGTGCTGATCAAGCGGGTAAACCTGGCCCGGACGGTGAGCGCGCTGCGGACCGCAGGCCATACGGTGCAGGAGTAA
- a CDS encoding GTP-binding protein, which yields MSTINFAAREINCKIVYYGPGMSGKTTNLKHVFGKIPGHLRGEMVSLATEDERTLFFDFLPLDLGSVQGFKTRFHLYTVPGQVFYNASRKLILRGVDGIVFVADSAPNRLRANAESMRNLRENLVEHGLDVRQIPMILQVNKRDLPDALPLAMIRAVVDPKNELMIIEAAAHEGRGVFETLKSVSKLVLERLSQPT from the coding sequence GTGAGCACCATCAACTTTGCCGCCCGCGAAATCAACTGCAAGATCGTGTACTACGGCCCGGGCATGTCCGGCAAGACCACCAACCTCAAGCACGTGTTCGGCAAGATTCCCGGCCACCTGCGCGGCGAGATGGTGTCCCTGGCGACCGAGGACGAGCGCACCCTCTTCTTCGACTTCCTGCCGCTGGACCTGGGCTCGGTGCAGGGCTTCAAGACGCGCTTTCACCTGTACACCGTGCCGGGCCAGGTGTTCTACAACGCCAGCCGCAAGCTGATCCTGCGCGGCGTGGACGGCATCGTGTTCGTGGCCGACAGCGCCCCCAACCGGCTGCGCGCCAACGCCGAGAGCATGCGCAACCTGCGCGAGAACCTGGTGGAGCACGGCCTGGACGTGCGCCAGATTCCGATGATCCTGCAGGTGAACAAGCGCGATCTGCCGGACGCCCTGCCGCTCGCCATGATCCGTGCCGTGGTGGATCCCAAAAATGAGCTGATGATTATCGAAGCCGCCGCCCACGAGGGCCGGGGCGTGTTCGAGACGCTCAAGAGCGTCAGCAAGCTGGTGCTGGAGCGCCTCTCGCAGCCCACCTGA
- a CDS encoding roadblock/LC7 domain-containing protein, with translation MIEPSLALYGETFERVEQHLEELLEATGVRYCLLVDRKGFVLSHKEALWAPRPPALDSIATLVAGNAAATGALANMLGESTFSEQIHQGEKGVLYVESVGENALLTLIFDQSVPLGRVKVYTRKTIATIADLIRILQDAPAVNFDQDFTQSANALLDDLLG, from the coding sequence ATGATCGAACCCTCTCTAGCCCTTTACGGCGAAACCTTTGAACGCGTCGAGCAGCATCTGGAAGAGCTGCTCGAGGCGACGGGCGTCCGCTACTGCCTGCTGGTCGACCGCAAAGGCTTTGTGCTGTCGCACAAGGAAGCGCTCTGGGCCCCCCGCCCCCCCGCCCTCGACAGCATCGCCACCCTGGTGGCCGGCAACGCCGCCGCCACCGGCGCGCTCGCCAACATGCTCGGTGAAAGCACCTTCAGCGAACAGATTCATCAGGGTGAAAAGGGTGTGCTGTACGTGGAGTCGGTGGGCGAGAACGCGCTGCTGACGCTGATCTTCGATCAGAGCGTACCGCTGGGCCGCGTCAAGGTCTACACCCGCAAGACCATCGCCACGATTGCCGACCTGATCCGGATTCTCCAGGACGCCCCGGCAGTCAACTTCGACCAGGACTTCACGCAGAGCGCCAACGCCCTGCTCGATGACCTGCTGGGCTGA
- a CDS encoding phosphodiester glycosidase family protein → MKRPVLRLALLLSAALGLAQARPVAIGGVVTSPRIETKPLQHAAEGLPLWFLSRLNVQVSSSPLDLRLSYGDRSLTYVQATGWSAQGLTLSGPLPAPEVYNSSVHVGLEVLRALGLPTLADTPDVLDFAGTPPVATVPSTPPPAVSTPSVPSVPAPVIPAPAVVVPVPVTPSVPVTPSVPVAAPPSQPGFTPLASLSSVRSSRSLDRNIEVQRVVLDFTAQVPYTVTRDRSGLTLTLPGVSVSPQTQTLASGDSLGVTLGAQGGSVRLDTGGGVSEIFTLSDPYRIVIDTTTNLNPQVPPPVQQDALPVGVTLRRQGGLTLLTFDDRYQPKVVTAPLGRTSGVADLVRSVGGVAGVNGGYFDPASSLPVDLVALGGLMVSPSLEKRATVGFDVQGAARLGYPRPRYLLSAPGLALTVNSVGARANPLWVTAFVGDGRTAVGADGLSTLILSGGVVSRVQSGRVVPVTGEFAVTFDPGRYPQLNLLPGSPLNAALNWQASGWDDVREALAAGPLLVSGGRVVLDAAREGFDTSGSIWRATRQVAFIQMGGRPGIAYLDNGSPDAFARALAGAGVSSAMRLDSGSSATVFVTGGYLHAGGYLNTVWSRTVPNALVFVPKAGTSARAESTDSR, encoded by the coding sequence GTGAAGCGGCCTGTGCTGCGTCTGGCCCTCCTGCTGAGCGCCGCGCTGGGGCTGGCCCAGGCCCGGCCCGTGGCGATCGGCGGCGTCGTGACCAGCCCGCGCATCGAGACCAAGCCGCTGCAGCACGCGGCCGAAGGGCTGCCGCTGTGGTTCCTGTCGCGTCTGAACGTGCAGGTGAGCAGCAGTCCGCTGGACCTGCGGCTCAGCTACGGCGACCGGAGCCTGACGTACGTGCAGGCAACCGGCTGGAGCGCCCAGGGCCTGACACTCAGCGGGCCACTGCCGGCGCCGGAGGTCTACAACAGCAGCGTCCACGTGGGCCTGGAGGTGCTGCGGGCGCTGGGCCTGCCCACCCTGGCCGATACCCCGGACGTGCTGGACTTTGCCGGCACGCCGCCGGTGGCCACGGTGCCCTCCACGCCTCCACCCGCCGTGTCCACTCCTTCGGTGCCCTCGGTGCCCGCGCCGGTCATTCCAGCGCCAGCGGTGGTTGTGCCGGTTCCGGTCACCCCCTCAGTGCCGGTGACTCCCTCGGTGCCGGTGGCCGCGCCGCCGTCACAGCCGGGATTCACCCCGCTGGCCAGCCTGAGTTCGGTGCGCAGCAGCCGTAGCCTCGACCGCAACATCGAGGTGCAGCGGGTGGTGCTGGACTTCACCGCCCAGGTCCCCTACACCGTGACGCGTGACCGCAGCGGCCTGACCCTGACGCTGCCGGGCGTGTCGGTCAGCCCGCAGACCCAGACGCTGGCGAGTGGCGACAGCCTGGGCGTCACGCTGGGGGCGCAGGGCGGGTCGGTGCGGCTGGACACCGGCGGCGGCGTGAGCGAGATCTTCACGCTGTCGGACCCCTACCGCATCGTGATCGACACCACCACCAACCTCAACCCGCAGGTGCCGCCGCCGGTGCAGCAGGACGCCCTGCCGGTCGGCGTGACGCTGCGCCGGCAGGGCGGCCTGACCCTGCTGACCTTCGACGACCGTTATCAGCCGAAGGTGGTGACGGCGCCGCTGGGCCGCACCAGCGGGGTGGCCGATCTGGTGCGCTCGGTGGGCGGCGTGGCGGGCGTGAACGGCGGCTACTTCGATCCGGCCAGCAGCCTGCCGGTGGATCTGGTGGCGCTGGGCGGCCTGATGGTGAGCCCCAGCCTGGAGAAGCGCGCCACGGTGGGCTTTGACGTGCAGGGAGCCGCGCGGCTCGGCTATCCTCGCCCGCGCTACCTGCTCAGCGCGCCGGGCCTGGCCCTGACGGTCAACAGCGTGGGGGCCCGGGCCAACCCGCTGTGGGTCACAGCGTTCGTGGGTGACGGACGCACCGCGGTCGGTGCCGATGGCCTGAGCACCCTGATCCTGAGCGGCGGCGTGGTCAGCCGAGTGCAGAGTGGACGCGTGGTGCCGGTCACCGGCGAGTTCGCCGTGACCTTCGATCCGGGGCGCTATCCGCAGCTGAACCTGCTGCCGGGGAGCCCGCTGAACGCGGCCCTCAACTGGCAGGCCAGCGGCTGGGACGACGTGCGCGAGGCGCTGGCAGCCGGGCCGCTGCTGGTGTCGGGCGGGCGGGTGGTGCTGGATGCGGCGCGTGAAGGGTTTGACACCTCCGGCAGCATCTGGCGGGCCACCCGTCAGGTGGCGTTCATTCAGATGGGCGGGCGGCCGGGCATCGCCTACCTGGACAACGGCTCCCCGGACGCTTTTGCCCGCGCGCTGGCCGGGGCCGGCGTGAGCAGCGCCATGCGGCTCGACAGTGGCAGCAGCGCCACCGTTTTCGTGACGGGCGGCTACCTGCATGCCGGCGGCTACCTCAACACTGTCTGGAGCCGGACCGTGCCCAACGCCCTGGTGTTCGTGCCGAAGGCAGGCACCTCGGCGCGGGCGGAAAGCACCGACAGCCGCTAG
- a CDS encoding NPCBM/NEW2 domain-containing protein produces the protein MTLNPTPNKHTAPRPSVLGLVTLLTLTLAACGQRGTPDAPTADTAETEAAITAAAPAAFPEDGQGEEWTDTPDPDTEGGDLTIDTLSIDKGNNTLSNERWTTASNGWGPIEKNRSVGGNKSGDGKSLKLNGRTYTSGFGTHANSSMTFNIGGKCATFTSDIGLDDEVGSLGSVVFQVWADGTKLYDSGRMTGSSATKAVNVNVAGKKSLKLVVTNAGDSNNFDHADWANAMLHTCTTSGTSTPPVTPQGFGGPITITKGGTYSGNWESKNPNVPVITIKTSEPVTIQNSTLRGRGTLVAGFYNRVTLRNNKGYVLNPNVYGKNLGRFANLEQAYNITIENNYFEHGTGIYLRSFYGSASKGEGIRIRNNKMRDIDGRQSNGNNGYNGKRNISQAVLFNSIQRVANVDISWNEIINTPGNSYTEENINLYMSSGTASSPMRVHDNYIQGAYNDNPAYNATYPGGGILLGDGQASDPSLMGHARVYNNQIVGTSNHGLGIAGGVDNQIYNNRVISSGRLPDGRPIAAQNVGLYVWDPYKLGQKRPAMFANNVMRDNFVMWTKVKSNGSTTTNPWWVPNCGLNNTVCSGNVNGGTATLDTEKQEYQRWLNKLASSGVKVGPQ, from the coding sequence ATGACTCTGAACCCTACCCCCAATAAGCACACGGCGCCCCGTCCTTCCGTTCTCGGTCTGGTGACCCTGCTCACCCTGACCCTCGCAGCCTGTGGGCAGCGCGGCACGCCGGACGCCCCCACCGCCGACACGGCTGAGACGGAAGCGGCCATCACCGCTGCAGCGCCCGCCGCCTTTCCTGAGGACGGACAGGGGGAGGAGTGGACCGACACGCCGGACCCGGACACCGAGGGCGGCGACCTGACCATCGACACCCTCTCGATCGACAAGGGCAACAACACCCTGAGCAATGAGCGCTGGACCACCGCCAGCAACGGCTGGGGCCCGATCGAAAAGAACCGCAGTGTGGGCGGCAACAAGAGCGGCGACGGCAAGTCGCTGAAACTGAACGGCAGGACCTACACCAGCGGCTTCGGCACGCATGCCAACTCCTCGATGACCTTCAACATCGGCGGGAAGTGCGCGACCTTCACGTCGGACATCGGCCTGGACGACGAAGTGGGCAGCCTGGGCAGCGTGGTGTTCCAGGTCTGGGCGGACGGCACCAAGCTCTATGACAGCGGCCGCATGACCGGCAGCAGTGCGACCAAGGCCGTGAACGTCAATGTGGCCGGGAAAAAGTCCCTGAAGCTGGTGGTGACCAATGCCGGCGACAGCAACAACTTTGACCACGCCGACTGGGCGAACGCCATGCTGCACACCTGCACCACCTCCGGCACCTCCACACCCCCGGTGACGCCGCAGGGCTTCGGTGGTCCGATCACCATCACGAAGGGCGGAACGTACAGCGGCAACTGGGAGAGCAAGAATCCGAACGTCCCAGTCATCACGATCAAGACCAGTGAGCCCGTCACGATCCAGAACAGCACGCTGCGTGGCCGCGGTACGCTGGTGGCCGGCTTCTACAACCGCGTGACCCTACGCAACAACAAGGGCTACGTGCTCAACCCCAACGTGTACGGCAAGAACCTGGGGCGGTTTGCCAACCTGGAGCAGGCGTACAACATCACCATCGAGAACAACTACTTCGAGCACGGCACCGGCATCTACCTGCGCAGCTTCTACGGCAGCGCCAGCAAGGGTGAAGGCATCCGCATCCGCAACAACAAGATGCGTGACATTGACGGGCGCCAGAGCAACGGCAACAACGGGTATAACGGCAAACGGAACATCAGCCAGGCGGTGCTGTTCAACAGCATCCAGCGGGTGGCCAACGTGGACATCAGCTGGAACGAGATCATCAACACGCCCGGCAACAGCTACACCGAAGAGAACATCAACCTGTACATGAGCAGCGGCACCGCCAGCAGCCCGATGCGGGTGCATGACAACTACATCCAGGGCGCCTACAACGACAATCCGGCGTACAACGCGACCTACCCGGGCGGCGGGATTCTGCTGGGCGACGGGCAGGCGAGCGACCCGAGCCTGATGGGCCACGCCCGGGTGTACAACAACCAGATTGTCGGCACTTCCAACCACGGCCTGGGCATCGCGGGTGGGGTGGACAACCAGATCTACAACAACCGGGTGATCAGCAGCGGTCGCCTCCCGGATGGCCGCCCGATCGCGGCGCAGAACGTGGGCCTGTATGTGTGGGACCCGTACAAGCTGGGCCAGAAGCGTCCGGCGATGTTCGCGAACAACGTGATGCGGGACAACTTCGTGATGTGGACCAAGGTCAAGAGCAATGGCAGCACCACGACCAACCCCTGGTGGGTGCCGAACTGCGGCCTGAACAACACCGTCTGCAGCGGCAACGTGAATGGCGGCACCGCCACCCTCGACACCGAGAAGCAGGAGTACCAGCGCTGGCTCAATAAGCTCGCTTCCTCTGGCGTCAAGGTCGGCCCTCAGTAA